One genomic window of Nitrosopumilus sp. includes the following:
- the thsB gene encoding thermosome subunit beta, which translates to MASIQQGPNGPVLVLKESALQQKGKDAQQNNIAAAKLVAQLVRSSLGPRGLDKMLVDSLGDVTITNDGATILKEIDVQHPAAKMMVEISKTVDSEVGDGTTSSVIFGGALLARAEDLLNKDVHSSTIIDGYQAAADKTLEIYSQLSKKIQPNDRESLLKIAMTSMQSKLISEDSDSLSKIIVDAILSIATKKGDKYSVDLENIKVEKKAGGSIQDTQIVKGIVLDKEVVHSGMPTKIEKAKIALINAALEIEKTEMSAEIRITDPTQMQMFLEEENRMLKTMVDKLHDLGANVLICQKGIDDIAQHYLAKYGIMAVRRVKESDMIKLSKATGGRVISNLDDLSESDLGIADLAQQKKVESDKWVFIEGCKHPQSVTMLIRGGSQRVIDEVDRSIHDSLMVVKDVIEKPEIVAGGGAPEAYAASLLKDWADNFDGREQLAIKKYAEALETIPLTIAENAGMDPIDTMANLRAKQNQGHKWTGIDARNMKIADMMAIHVVEPIVVKEQIVKSATEAACMILRIDDVIAVSGAPGGGTPGMG; encoded by the coding sequence ATGGCATCAATTCAACAAGGACCAAATGGACCTGTATTGGTTCTCAAAGAGAGTGCATTACAACAGAAAGGTAAAGATGCTCAACAAAATAATATTGCAGCAGCAAAATTGGTTGCACAATTGGTCAGAAGTAGTCTTGGACCTAGAGGCCTTGATAAAATGTTAGTTGATTCATTAGGTGATGTTACTATAACTAATGATGGTGCAACCATCTTAAAAGAAATTGATGTTCAGCATCCTGCAGCTAAAATGATGGTTGAAATTTCAAAAACAGTTGATAGTGAAGTAGGTGATGGTACGACTTCATCTGTTATTTTTGGAGGTGCATTGTTGGCAAGAGCAGAAGATCTACTAAACAAAGATGTTCATTCTTCAACTATAATTGATGGCTATCAAGCAGCAGCAGATAAAACTCTTGAAATTTACTCACAATTATCAAAGAAAATACAACCTAATGATAGGGAATCTCTTCTAAAAATTGCAATGACCAGTATGCAATCAAAATTAATTTCTGAAGATAGTGATTCTTTGTCAAAAATTATAGTTGATGCAATCCTCAGTATTGCAACGAAGAAGGGTGACAAATATTCTGTTGATCTTGAAAATATTAAAGTAGAAAAGAAAGCAGGTGGTTCAATCCAAGATACACAAATTGTTAAAGGTATTGTTTTGGACAAAGAGGTTGTTCATAGTGGAATGCCTACTAAAATTGAGAAAGCAAAAATTGCATTAATTAACGCTGCATTAGAAATTGAAAAAACTGAAATGAGTGCAGAAATTAGAATTACTGATCCAACTCAAATGCAGATGTTCTTAGAAGAAGAAAATAGAATGCTAAAGACAATGGTTGACAAATTACATGACCTAGGAGCTAATGTCTTGATTTGTCAAAAAGGAATTGATGATATTGCACAACACTATCTTGCAAAATATGGTATCATGGCCGTGCGTCGTGTAAAAGAGAGTGATATGATTAAACTCTCCAAAGCTACAGGTGGACGTGTAATTAGTAATCTTGATGATCTTTCAGAAAGTGATCTAGGTATTGCAGATTTGGCTCAACAAAAGAAAGTTGAATCTGATAAATGGGTTTTCATTGAAGGCTGTAAACATCCACAATCTGTAACCATGTTAATTCGTGGTGGCTCACAAAGAGTTATTGACGAAGTTGATCGTTCTATTCATGATTCTCTCATGGTAGTAAAAGATGTAATTGAAAAACCCGAAATTGTTGCAGGTGGAGGTGCTCCGGAGGCATACGCAGCATCGTTACTCAAAGATTGGGCCGATAATTTTGATGGTAGAGAACAACTTGCAATTAAAAAATATGCTGAAGCACTAGAGACAATTCCATTAACCATCGCTGAAAATGCAGGAATGGATCCTATCGATACTATGGCTAATCTTAGAGCAAAACAAAATCAAGGTCATAAATGGACTGGAATTGATGCTAGAAACATGAAGATTGCAGATATGATGGCAATTCATGTAGTAGAACCAATTGTAGTAAAAGAACAAATCGTGAAATCTGCCACAGAAGCGGCGTGCATGATTCTTAGAATTGATGATGTAATAGCTGTATCTGGAGCTCCAGGTGGCGGCACGCCTGGAATGGGATAA